A stretch of the Panicum virgatum strain AP13 chromosome 9N, P.virgatum_v5, whole genome shotgun sequence genome encodes the following:
- the LOC120690542 gene encoding double-stranded RNA-binding protein 8-like, with product MDGGGAAPPDAARSTSPAPMMAAAPAGIRVENCYVFKSRLQEYAQKAGLPTPEYHTLKEGPSHEPIFKSTVVVNNTKYDSLPGFFSRKAAEQSAAEVALMEIVKSIPATECRSIPAVQETGLCKNLLQEYAQKMNYAIPSYICTKQASGVAPFICTVEIGGIQYIGAAARTKKEAEIKAARTALLAIQGRSEGCTNGDTKYIVVPGQREVKEAEKKPTETPKPLKVKRGGHKKKWNKRKFMRKTDQIFDVEIDGPRVAGDSDVPMQVTIAEEPFSDTIILQPEEPIRVGQELLRDTTMLQPDEEATIVKHGPAGETAMLLHVEEARVVEQQLARDTAMVQSNKEVVEPPSSSATPQPGEEASIVELWEPRSTKQESLSNVETLKPKDEARTIEQESLSGYVALQSNGSALDAHEPGPPSNTAVMPHKEQTEAEATSHL from the exons ATGGACGGCGGAGGCGCAGCGCCGCCCGATGCCGCCAGAAGCACCTCTCCTGCGCCCATGATGGCGGCCGCTCCCGCCGGAATCA GGGTGGAGAATTGCTACGTATTCAAGAGCCGCCTTCAAGAGTATGCGCAGAAAGCTGGCCTTCCAACCCCGGAATACCATACCCTCAAAGAGGGCCCTTCCCACGAACCAATCTTCAAGTCCACTGTGGTGGTTAACAACACCAAGTACGACTCGCTTCCCGGATTCTTCAGCCGAAAGGCTGCAGAGCAGTCTGCCGCTGAAGTTGCGCTCATGGAGATAGTTAAGTCCATTCCAGCAACTGAATGCAGAAGCATCCCAGCAGTT CAAGAAACTGGCCTGTGCAAGAATCTTCTTCAGGAGTATGCTCAGAAGATGAATTATGCCATTCCATCTTATATTTGCACTAAACAAGCTTCAGGCGTAGCTCCTTTCATATGCACTGTTGAGATCGGTGGCATACAATACATTGGTGCTGCCGCTAGAACAAAGAAGGAGGCAGAGATAAAAGCTGCCCGAACTGCTCTTCTTGCAATCCAGG GTCGATCAGAGGGTTGCACAAATGGTGACACAAAGTACATCGTTGTTCCTGGCCAAAGAGAGGTTAAGGAGGCAGAGAAGAAGCCAACTGAAACTCCAAAGCCACTTAAAGTCAAGAGAGGTGGTCACAAGAAGAAATGGAACAAGAGGAAATTCATGAGGAAGACTGACCAAATATTTGATGTTGAAATTGATGGACCTAGAGTGGCTGGGGATTCTGATGTCCCAATGCAGGTAACAATAGCAGAGGAGCCATTCAGCGATACTATAATCCTGCAACCTGAGGAGCCTATAAGAGTAGGACAGGAGCTTCTTAGAGATACTACAATGCTACAACCTGATGAGGAAGCTACAATTGTAAAGCACGGGCCAGCCGGTGAAACTGCAATGCTGCTACACGTGGAGGAAGCTAGAGTAGTAGAACAACAGCTAGCTAGAGATACTGCAATGGTTCAATCTAACAAGGAAGTTGTAGAACCACCCAGCAGCAGTGCAACGCCACAGCCTGGTGAGGAAGCTAGCATAGTAGAACTGTGGGAACCTAGAAGTACAAAACAAGAGTCACTAAGTAATGTTGAAACACTGAAACCTAAGGATGAAGCTAGAACCATAGAGCAGGAATCACTGAGTGGCTATGTAGCATTGCAGTCTAATGGGAGCGCTTTGGATGCACATGAGCCAGGGCCACCAAGTAATACTGCAGTGATGCCACATAAGGAGCAAACAGAAGCCGAGGCCACCTCACatttgtga